One genomic segment of Paraburkholderia caffeinilytica includes these proteins:
- a CDS encoding septal ring lytic transglycosylase RlpA family protein, with protein MKTRLSRGLGTLFAFFVLAGCATPPGASSTSDSGAPLSTRNAQAGSSGPQAFGSASASDAATKGSLLANAQPLTDGGPSISDFHQTGRASWYGRGFHGRRTANGERFDMHALTAAHRTLPLGSYVRVTNPATSRSVVVRINDRGPYARGRVIDLSMAAAAALDMRHAGTARVKIEGLTRQEARAELNETLASNSGSSAEK; from the coding sequence ATGAAAACTCGGTTATCCCGTGGTCTGGGGACTCTTTTTGCCTTTTTTGTGCTGGCCGGCTGCGCCACGCCTCCGGGCGCGAGCAGCACGTCTGACAGCGGCGCGCCGCTGAGCACCAGGAATGCGCAGGCAGGCTCTTCCGGCCCGCAGGCTTTCGGTAGCGCGTCGGCATCCGACGCAGCCACCAAAGGCTCGTTGCTGGCCAATGCGCAGCCGCTTACTGACGGCGGTCCCAGCATTTCGGACTTTCATCAGACCGGTCGCGCCTCGTGGTACGGGCGCGGTTTCCATGGCCGCCGCACCGCCAACGGCGAACGTTTCGACATGCACGCGCTGACCGCGGCACATCGTACGTTGCCGCTCGGCTCGTATGTTCGCGTGACCAATCCGGCCACCTCGCGCTCGGTCGTCGTGCGCATCAATGACCGTGGCCCGTATGCGCGCGGCCGGGTGATCGACCTGTCGATGGCCGCCGCCGCCGCGCTCGACATGCGCCATGCCGGCACGGCGCGGGTCAAGATCGAAGGGTTGACGCGGCAGGAAGCGCGCGCTGAGCTGAATGAAACGCTGGCGTCGAACTCGGGGTCGAGCGCGGAGAAGTAA
- a CDS encoding TetR/AcrR family transcriptional regulator codes for MARPKSEDKRNAILAAAAEVIAEQGLGAPTARIAKVAGVAEGTLFTYFDNKDELLNQLYLDIKAELREVMMTTYPKHASVRERAQHVWNKFVDWGVAQPQKRRAMAQLSVSERLTDCTRATGMESFADINVMIQASVTSGALRDHPPAFLSAIMAALAETTMDFIAREPANADRYRKAGFEAFWHAIAQN; via the coding sequence ATGGCTCGTCCGAAAAGCGAAGACAAACGCAACGCCATCCTTGCAGCCGCAGCAGAGGTCATTGCCGAGCAGGGTTTGGGCGCGCCCACCGCGCGCATCGCGAAAGTTGCGGGCGTGGCTGAAGGAACGCTGTTCACGTACTTCGACAACAAGGACGAATTGCTGAACCAGCTCTACCTGGACATCAAGGCGGAGCTGCGCGAAGTGATGATGACGACATACCCGAAGCACGCCAGCGTGCGCGAGCGCGCCCAGCACGTGTGGAACAAGTTTGTCGACTGGGGTGTGGCGCAACCGCAAAAACGCCGGGCGATGGCGCAACTGTCCGTGTCGGAGCGCTTGACCGACTGCACGCGCGCCACCGGCATGGAGTCCTTCGCGGACATCAACGTAATGATTCAGGCAAGCGTGACGAGCGGCGCCTTGCGTGATCATCCGCCGGCTTTCCTGTCGGCGATCATGGCGGCGCTGGCCGAAACCACCATGGATTTCATCGCTCGCGAACCGGCCAATGCCGACCGTTATCGCAAGGCCGGCTTTGAAGCGTTCTGGCACGCGATTGCCCAGAACTAA
- a CDS encoding SDR family NAD(P)-dependent oxidoreductase, whose protein sequence is MSKVWLVTGSARGLGRDIVETALHAGERVVATARDPRQLADLLTRYGEQVRTVALDVTDPVAARNAVQAAVDAFGRLDVVVNNAGFGHLAPFEQTTEDDFRAQIDTNFYGVVNVTRAALPVLRKQRAGHVIQISSVGGRVGIAGLSAYQAAKWAVGGFTEVISRELAPFGVHVTALEPGGMKTDWGTEASGALPTLLPDYVPSVGAVVDMLSQHIGHETGDPAKVAQVVLKLAYHDSLPAHLLLGSDALHYAGEGEKARAAAAAAWQAVSVATDFSAPTPLPAFPGASAKA, encoded by the coding sequence ATGTCGAAGGTCTGGTTGGTTACCGGAAGTGCCCGCGGGCTTGGGCGCGACATTGTCGAAACGGCGTTGCATGCCGGTGAGCGGGTGGTGGCCACGGCACGCGATCCGCGTCAGTTGGCGGATCTGCTGACACGCTACGGCGAGCAGGTTCGCACGGTTGCGCTGGATGTCACGGATCCGGTGGCGGCGCGCAATGCGGTGCAGGCCGCTGTCGACGCTTTCGGCCGTCTCGATGTGGTCGTCAACAACGCGGGTTTCGGTCACCTTGCGCCATTCGAGCAAACCACCGAAGACGATTTCCGTGCGCAGATCGACACCAACTTCTATGGTGTGGTTAACGTCACGCGCGCGGCGCTTCCGGTGCTGCGGAAACAGCGAGCCGGCCACGTGATCCAGATTTCGTCGGTGGGCGGCCGTGTCGGGATCGCGGGTTTGAGCGCGTATCAGGCCGCGAAGTGGGCGGTCGGCGGGTTCACCGAGGTGATCAGCCGGGAACTCGCGCCGTTCGGCGTCCACGTCACCGCGCTCGAGCCGGGCGGCATGAAAACGGACTGGGGGACTGAGGCGAGCGGCGCGCTGCCGACGTTGCTGCCGGACTATGTGCCATCGGTCGGCGCGGTGGTGGATATGCTGTCCCAGCATATCGGCCATGAAACCGGCGATCCCGCAAAGGTTGCGCAAGTGGTGCTGAAGCTCGCGTATCACGATTCATTGCCGGCGCATCTTTTGCTGGGCAGCGACGCGTTGCATTATGCCGGCGAGGGCGAGAAGGCGCGCGCTGCAGCCGCCGCAGCGTGGCAGGCGGTCAGTGTCGCCACCGACTTCTCCGCGCCAACGCCGCTGCCGGCCTTTCCGGGTGCATCGGCTAAGGCCTGA
- the rsmI gene encoding 16S rRNA (cytidine(1402)-2'-O)-methyltransferase — translation MTPLSELAQGQQYPAAALYVVATPIGNIADVTLRALHVLGLVDRIAAEDTRNTGQLLARYGISKPLVAVHQHNERAAALRLIEHLQAGERVAYVSDAGTPGISDPGAKLVDAVREAGFPVIPLPGASALATALSAAGDWVATFSFLGFLPPKAKARAAALQPLANHPHAMVFYEAPHRIVETVQALADAFGGGRKLLIARELTKLHEALHCGTLAEGPTWLAADPNRQRGEFVLVVEGAQPEAADEHDHDALLRILLEELTVSSAAKIAATLTGASRNALYTRALALKKDDE, via the coding sequence ATGACTCCTCTCTCCGAACTCGCGCAAGGGCAGCAGTACCCCGCCGCCGCGCTCTATGTGGTGGCCACGCCGATCGGCAATATCGCCGACGTCACGCTGCGCGCGTTGCATGTGCTCGGACTGGTGGACCGCATCGCCGCCGAAGACACCCGCAACACGGGCCAATTGCTCGCGCGCTACGGCATCTCGAAGCCGCTGGTCGCGGTTCATCAGCACAACGAGCGCGCCGCGGCGCTGCGCCTGATCGAACATCTGCAAGCGGGCGAACGCGTGGCCTACGTGTCCGATGCGGGCACGCCCGGCATCTCAGATCCGGGCGCGAAGCTCGTCGACGCGGTGCGCGAAGCCGGTTTCCCGGTCATTCCGCTGCCCGGCGCAAGCGCGCTCGCCACCGCGTTGAGCGCGGCCGGCGACTGGGTCGCGACGTTCTCGTTCCTCGGCTTCCTGCCGCCGAAGGCAAAGGCACGCGCCGCGGCACTGCAGCCGCTCGCGAACCATCCGCACGCGATGGTGTTCTACGAAGCGCCGCACCGGATCGTCGAAACGGTCCAGGCGTTGGCCGACGCATTCGGCGGCGGGCGCAAGCTGCTGATCGCACGGGAATTGACGAAGTTACATGAAGCGCTGCATTGCGGCACCCTGGCCGAAGGGCCAACGTGGCTCGCCGCCGATCCTAACCGGCAACGCGGTGAGTTCGTCCTGGTGGTGGAAGGCGCGCAACCGGAAGCCGCAGACGAACACGATCACGACGCGTTGCTGCGCATTCTGCTGGAAGAGTTGACGGTGAGCAGCGCGGCGAAAATCGCGGCCACCCTAACCGGCGCATCGCGCAACGCGCTCTACACGCGCGCTTTGGCGTTGAAAAAAGACGACGAATAA
- a CDS encoding methyl-accepting chemotaxis protein yields the protein MTFKNLTIKTKLIAGFGTLSLIVVAVSGLSLKALSDSTDGFSNFVHGINARADMAAHVRTAVDRRAIAARNLVLVTQPQDLELEKADVTRAHEDVQNDLKKLNDMIANATDTSEKARSLVAEINRVEAAYGPVALNIVNLALTNKRDEAIVEMDEHCRPLLAALIRATNAYADYTRARQEQLVVEYSAHYENQRNLLIAICLIALGLAVGACVAITRAVTGPLRFAIGVARTVSEGDLRTRITVEGSDETSNLLSALREMNERLTVTVGRVRDSSTSIAGAARQIAAGNMDLSQRTEQQAASLQETASSMEELTSTVKQNADNAQQGSVLAANASSVAQKGSEVVGQVVNTMHDISDSSTKIADITGIIEGIAFQTNILALNAAVEAARAGEQGRGFAVVASEVRSLAQRSSSAAKEIKDLISTSVDKIRDGSALAGEAGKTMSEVTQAVARVTDIMSEIAAASTEQSRGIEQVNLAITQMDNVTQQNAALVEEAAAASRSMEDQGQQLSDAVAFFQVKDAGAAAAAVPARREASRREVAAAVAPKRVMRAATVAPAAALATATADAESGWDKF from the coding sequence ATGACGTTCAAAAATCTCACCATCAAGACCAAACTCATTGCCGGCTTCGGCACGCTGTCGCTGATTGTCGTCGCGGTTTCTGGTCTTTCCTTGAAGGCGCTCAGCGATTCAACCGACGGGTTTTCCAACTTCGTCCACGGCATCAATGCACGCGCCGATATGGCGGCGCACGTTCGAACCGCCGTGGACCGCCGCGCGATCGCGGCGCGCAACCTTGTGCTCGTGACCCAACCCCAAGACCTCGAATTAGAGAAAGCCGACGTGACGCGCGCGCACGAAGACGTGCAAAACGACCTGAAAAAGCTCAACGACATGATCGCCAACGCGACCGACACGTCGGAGAAAGCACGCAGTCTCGTCGCCGAGATCAACCGGGTCGAAGCGGCTTATGGTCCGGTTGCCCTCAACATCGTCAATCTCGCGCTCACCAACAAGCGGGACGAAGCGATCGTCGAAATGGACGAACATTGCCGGCCGCTACTCGCTGCGCTGATTCGCGCGACCAACGCGTATGCCGACTACACGCGCGCACGCCAGGAACAACTGGTCGTTGAGTACTCGGCGCATTACGAAAACCAGCGCAATCTGCTGATCGCAATCTGCCTCATTGCGCTGGGGCTGGCCGTCGGCGCGTGCGTGGCGATCACGCGCGCAGTGACCGGACCGCTGCGTTTTGCGATCGGAGTCGCGCGCACCGTGTCGGAAGGCGATCTGCGCACGCGCATCACGGTCGAGGGCAGCGACGAAACCAGCAACCTGCTGAGCGCCCTGCGCGAGATGAACGAACGGCTGACGGTGACCGTCGGGCGAGTGCGCGACAGCAGCACCAGCATCGCCGGCGCGGCACGCCAGATCGCGGCGGGCAATATGGACCTGAGCCAGCGTACCGAACAGCAGGCTGCGTCGCTGCAGGAAACCGCCTCCAGCATGGAGGAGCTCACTTCCACGGTTAAGCAGAACGCCGACAACGCGCAGCAAGGCAGCGTGCTGGCTGCGAATGCCTCGTCGGTGGCGCAAAAGGGGAGCGAGGTCGTCGGTCAGGTGGTGAACACGATGCACGACATCAGCGACAGCTCGACGAAGATCGCGGACATCACGGGCATCATCGAAGGGATTGCGTTCCAGACCAACATCCTCGCGCTGAATGCGGCAGTCGAAGCAGCGCGGGCGGGCGAACAGGGCCGGGGTTTCGCGGTGGTGGCCAGCGAAGTCAGAAGCCTGGCTCAACGTTCGTCGAGCGCGGCCAAGGAGATCAAGGACCTGATCTCCACTTCCGTGGACAAGATCCGCGACGGGTCCGCGCTTGCCGGCGAGGCGGGCAAGACGATGTCCGAAGTGACTCAGGCGGTCGCACGAGTGACCGACATCATGTCGGAAATCGCGGCGGCATCGACCGAACAAAGCCGTGGCATCGAGCAGGTCAATCTTGCGATCACCCAGATGGACAACGTGACGCAACAGAATGCGGCTTTGGTGGAAGAGGCCGCAGCGGCGTCGCGCTCGATGGAAGACCAGGGGCAGCAGTTGAGCGATGCTGTGGCGTTTTTTCAGGTGAAGGATGCGGGGGCAGCGGCAGCGGCTGTGCCTGCTCGGCGGGAGGCGTCGCGGCGCGAGGTTGCAGCTGCGGTTGCCCCGAAGCGCGTGATGCGGGCCGCGACCGTTGCGCCTGCTGCTGCGCTTGCCACGGCGACTGCAGATGCGGAAAGCGGGTGGGATAAGTTCTGA
- a CDS encoding c-type cytochrome produces the protein MKRGVAFAVAMLTVSALTGAFASSAHAADAPRGQIVANSNACMGCHAVDRKLVGPSFQQIATKYKGDAQAPAKLSRKVKEGGSGVWGMIPMPAHQSMSDADIRSVVDWVLAGAPLK, from the coding sequence ATGAAGCGGGGCGTCGCCTTCGCTGTCGCTATGTTGACGGTTAGTGCGCTGACCGGTGCTTTTGCCTCTTCAGCGCATGCGGCCGATGCACCGCGTGGCCAGATCGTTGCCAATTCGAATGCTTGCATGGGATGTCACGCTGTGGACCGCAAACTGGTCGGCCCGTCGTTCCAGCAGATCGCCACGAAGTACAAGGGCGATGCGCAAGCGCCGGCGAAATTGTCCCGCAAGGTGAAGGAGGGCGGCTCCGGCGTGTGGGGCATGATTCCGATGCCCGCGCATCAATCGATGAGCGATGCTGATATCCGCTCAGTCGTGGATTGGGTGCTGGCCGGCGCACCATTGAAGTGA
- a CDS encoding MBL fold metallo-hydrolase: MKVTLIPVTPFQQNSSLLVCEATGRAAVVDPGGDLDVIQGEIARQNVTVEKIFLTHGHIDHCAGAKTLATHYGVPIEGPHPDESFWLDKLPDQSTRFGFPAAEAFEPDRWLQDGETVQFGDETLEVYHCPGHTPGHVVFFSRAHRLALVGDVLFAGSIGRTDFPRGNHADLVRAIREKLWPLGDDVTFVPGHGPTSTFGAERRTNPYVADGVKA; encoded by the coding sequence ATGAAAGTCACCTTGATCCCCGTTACGCCGTTCCAGCAGAACAGCTCGCTGCTCGTCTGCGAGGCAACCGGACGCGCCGCCGTCGTCGATCCGGGCGGCGATCTGGACGTCATCCAGGGTGAAATCGCGCGGCAGAACGTGACGGTCGAAAAAATATTCCTCACGCATGGCCACATCGATCACTGTGCCGGCGCGAAGACACTCGCCACGCATTACGGCGTGCCGATCGAGGGCCCGCATCCCGACGAAAGCTTCTGGCTCGACAAGCTGCCGGATCAAAGCACGCGCTTCGGCTTTCCTGCTGCCGAGGCGTTCGAACCGGACCGTTGGCTGCAAGACGGCGAGACCGTGCAATTCGGCGACGAAACGCTCGAGGTCTATCACTGCCCCGGTCACACGCCAGGCCACGTGGTGTTCTTCAGCCGCGCGCATCGGCTCGCACTGGTGGGCGACGTGCTGTTCGCCGGCTCGATCGGCCGCACGGATTTTCCGCGCGGCAATCACGCCGACCTGGTACGCGCGATCCGCGAAAAACTCTGGCCGCTCGGCGACGACGTCACCTTCGTTCCGGGCCACGGTCCCACCTCGACGTTCGGCGCCGAGCGCCGCACCAATCCGTATGTCGCCGACGGAGTCAAAGCATGA
- a CDS encoding exonuclease, which yields MSGEIYVSTDVEADGPIPGPHSMLSFASAAYTEDKQLIATFSANLDLLDGAKPHPVQEAWWKTQPEAWEACRKDLQDPQAALTAYVEWVEALPGKPVFVAMPAGFDFTYMFWYMMRFVGRCPFSWSALDIKTLAFALTGLPYRKNIKPRFPKHWFDEHPHTHVALDDAIEQGALFCNMLKELRAVQAATLTTAKDGDGSGQNAAEEPAN from the coding sequence ATGAGCGGCGAAATCTACGTGAGCACCGACGTCGAAGCGGACGGCCCGATTCCCGGCCCGCATTCGATGCTCAGTTTCGCCTCCGCGGCGTACACGGAAGACAAGCAGCTGATCGCCACCTTCTCCGCGAATCTCGACTTGCTCGACGGCGCCAAGCCGCATCCCGTGCAGGAAGCATGGTGGAAGACGCAGCCGGAAGCATGGGAAGCCTGCCGCAAGGATTTGCAGGATCCGCAGGCCGCGCTCACGGCCTATGTCGAGTGGGTCGAGGCGTTGCCGGGCAAGCCGGTGTTCGTGGCGATGCCGGCCGGTTTCGACTTCACCTATATGTTCTGGTACATGATGCGGTTCGTCGGCCGCTGCCCGTTTTCGTGGTCGGCGCTCGATATCAAGACGCTGGCCTTCGCACTGACTGGCCTGCCGTACCGCAAGAACATCAAGCCACGCTTCCCGAAGCACTGGTTCGACGAACATCCGCATACGCATGTCGCGCTGGACGACGCGATCGAGCAGGGCGCGCTTTTCTGCAACATGCTCAAGGAACTGCGCGCCGTTCAGGCAGCCACGCTGACGACCGCTAAAGATGGGGACGGCTCAGGACAAAACGCCGCTGAGGAACCAGCAAATTAG
- a CDS encoding cation diffusion facilitator family transporter: MPSTAAVQSVEKHRVARKSTFVSIALNTVLMALQIVIGVFAHSQALVADGIHSLADLISDFVVLIANRHSGAKPDADHNYGHSRYETVASLFLGALLIVVGVGMLWRAGMRLADLQSIPAVHMSALAVAVLVLISKESLFRYMLREAQRVRSAMLIANAWHARSDAASSLVVALGIVGSLAGVRLLDPIAAAIVGFMVARMGWMFGWDALQDLSDRALDEATSADMRALLLATPGVRDVHEMRTRKMGDFALVDAHILVDPLISVSEGHYIAESARLRVLADNRVLDALIHVDPENDAVARPPVNLPTRERVVAEVNAVFAAGGLKAASVNMHYLSTGLDVEVVLPAPGSRTGESDEPRLARVDLDALKRRLGARKLDVLQRVDALSAENGVSTEAGPGEATSSAEATQPHGTA; the protein is encoded by the coding sequence ATGCCTTCCACCGCCGCCGTTCAGTCCGTCGAGAAACATCGCGTTGCGCGCAAAAGTACCTTTGTCAGTATTGCGCTCAATACGGTGCTGATGGCGCTGCAAATCGTCATCGGGGTGTTTGCCCATTCACAGGCGCTGGTCGCCGACGGTATCCATTCGTTAGCCGATCTGATTTCCGATTTTGTCGTGCTAATCGCCAATCGGCATAGCGGCGCCAAGCCGGACGCGGATCACAATTACGGACACAGCCGCTATGAAACGGTTGCGTCATTGTTTTTGGGTGCGCTGCTGATTGTGGTCGGCGTCGGTATGTTGTGGCGCGCCGGGATGCGTCTCGCCGATTTGCAAAGCATCCCTGCCGTGCATATGAGCGCGCTCGCGGTCGCGGTGCTGGTGCTGATTTCCAAGGAAAGCCTGTTTCGCTACATGCTGCGCGAAGCGCAACGCGTGCGTTCAGCGATGTTAATTGCGAATGCATGGCACGCGCGTTCGGACGCCGCTTCGTCATTGGTAGTCGCGCTTGGCATTGTCGGCAGCCTCGCAGGTGTGCGCCTGCTCGATCCGATCGCCGCGGCGATTGTCGGTTTCATGGTGGCTCGCATGGGCTGGATGTTCGGCTGGGACGCGCTGCAGGATCTTTCCGACCGTGCGCTCGACGAAGCCACCTCCGCCGACATGCGCGCGCTGCTGCTTGCGACGCCGGGCGTACGCGACGTGCATGAAATGCGCACTCGCAAGATGGGCGATTTCGCGCTCGTCGATGCGCACATTCTGGTCGATCCGCTGATTTCGGTATCGGAAGGGCACTACATCGCCGAATCGGCGCGCCTTCGCGTGCTGGCCGACAACCGCGTGCTCGACGCGCTGATCCACGTCGACCCGGAGAACGACGCGGTTGCACGCCCGCCCGTCAATCTGCCGACCCGGGAGCGGGTCGTCGCCGAAGTCAACGCCGTGTTCGCCGCGGGTGGCCTGAAGGCAGCGTCGGTCAATATGCACTATCTGAGCACGGGGCTCGACGTCGAAGTGGTTTTGCCGGCGCCGGGTTCACGCACGGGCGAAAGCGACGAACCGCGTCTCGCTCGTGTCGATCTGGACGCGCTCAAGCGTCGTCTGGGTGCCCGGAAGCTGGATGTGTTGCAGAGGGTGGACGCGTTGTCGGCCGAAAACGGCGTCTCGACGGAAGCAGGGCCAGGCGAGGCCACCTCCAGCGCGGAGGCTACGCAACCGCATGGCACTGCGTGA
- a CDS encoding phosphoheptose isomerase, whose amino-acid sequence MSVERIQQHFRDSAAVKLEALETLSMPIAAAIDTMFAALANGSRILACGNGGSAADAQHFAAELIGRFERERPGLPAIALTTDTSVLTAIANDYAFEQIFSKQVWALGQPGDVLLAITTSGNSANVLAAIEAAHEREMIVVALTGKGGGRMQEMLSDTDIHICVPSDRTARIQEVHLLTIHCLCDGIDAMLLGED is encoded by the coding sequence ATGTCAGTCGAACGTATTCAACAACACTTCCGCGACAGTGCGGCAGTCAAGCTCGAAGCCCTCGAAACCCTGTCGATGCCGATCGCCGCTGCGATCGACACGATGTTCGCTGCGCTTGCCAATGGCAGCCGCATTCTTGCGTGCGGCAACGGCGGCTCGGCGGCCGACGCGCAACATTTCGCCGCCGAGCTGATCGGCCGCTTCGAACGTGAGCGCCCGGGCTTGCCGGCGATCGCGCTGACCACCGACACGTCCGTGCTCACGGCCATCGCCAACGACTACGCATTCGAGCAGATTTTTTCGAAGCAGGTGTGGGCCCTCGGCCAGCCGGGCGATGTGCTGCTCGCCATCACCACGTCCGGCAATTCGGCCAATGTGCTGGCCGCGATCGAGGCCGCGCACGAGCGCGAAATGATCGTGGTCGCGTTGACCGGCAAGGGTGGCGGCCGTATGCAGGAAATGCTGAGCGATACCGATATCCATATTTGTGTGCCGTCCGATCGCACCGCGCGTATTCAGGAAGTGCATTTGCTGACCATCCATTGTCTGTGCGACGGCATCGATGCCATGTTGCTGGGCGAAGACTGA
- a CDS encoding Lrp/AsnC family transcriptional regulator, protein MTLDTFSQKILRLLQLDARRSVQEISDQVGLSSTPCWRRIKDMEQSGVIQRYTALLDREKLGLHVCALAHIHLTRHTEGGVEQFEREIATCPEVTECYSTTGESDYILKIVAPDIKAYDSFLHERIFKIPAVAQVRTSVVLREIKFDTQLPL, encoded by the coding sequence TTGACACTCGATACGTTCTCTCAAAAAATCCTGCGCCTGCTGCAGCTCGACGCACGCCGGTCCGTGCAAGAGATTTCCGACCAGGTCGGCCTGTCGAGCACCCCGTGCTGGCGCCGTATCAAGGATATGGAGCAATCGGGGGTGATCCAGCGCTACACGGCCTTGCTGGATCGTGAAAAGCTGGGGCTCCATGTCTGCGCGCTGGCGCATATCCATCTCACGCGCCATACCGAGGGCGGAGTCGAACAGTTCGAGAGGGAAATCGCCACGTGCCCGGAGGTCACCGAGTGCTACAGCACGACTGGCGAATCCGACTACATCCTCAAGATCGTCGCGCCGGACATCAAGGCGTACGACAGTTTCCTGCACGAACGCATCTTCAAGATTCCCGCCGTCGCGCAAGTGCGGACGAGCGTCGTGCTGCGCGAGATCAAATTCGATACGCAGTTGCCGCTGTGA
- a CDS encoding BON domain-containing protein, with protein sequence MSVFRVKKTLVRTVLVVGFAAGLSATLQGCFLAVAGAAGGGALVATDRRTLGAQTEDRELQVKALSQISQNLPDNAHVNVSVFNRRVLLTGEVAGDVSKQRAETIVRGLNNVNTIVNELAIMPASSFSSRTNDTYLETRVKTALIAEKNISANNFKVVAERGSVYLMGLVTMDEGNRGADVASRVPGVTQVVKVFQYIQPQEAAAAAAAAASVPVAASQPDANAPTVGTIPDSSVSSRPLDQQAPAPVSNSNAVHPGNPKATTP encoded by the coding sequence ATGAGCGTATTCCGCGTCAAGAAGACACTGGTGAGAACCGTGCTGGTGGTCGGGTTCGCGGCGGGGCTGTCCGCGACGTTGCAGGGTTGCTTTCTCGCCGTTGCCGGCGCGGCGGGCGGCGGCGCGCTGGTGGCGACCGACCGGCGCACGCTCGGTGCGCAAACCGAGGATCGCGAGTTGCAGGTGAAGGCGCTGTCGCAGATCAGCCAGAACTTGCCCGACAACGCGCACGTCAACGTGTCGGTGTTCAACCGCCGCGTGCTGCTGACCGGCGAAGTGGCGGGCGACGTCTCGAAGCAACGTGCGGAGACCATCGTGCGCGGCTTGAACAACGTCAACACGATCGTCAACGAACTGGCAATCATGCCGGCCAGCTCGTTTTCGTCGCGTACCAACGATACGTATCTGGAAACGCGCGTGAAAACCGCGCTGATCGCCGAGAAGAACATTTCGGCGAACAACTTCAAGGTCGTGGCCGAGCGCGGTTCGGTGTATCTGATGGGGCTGGTCACGATGGACGAAGGCAATCGCGGCGCCGACGTCGCGAGCCGCGTGCCGGGTGTGACGCAGGTCGTGAAGGTATTCCAGTACATCCAGCCGCAGGAAGCGGCGGCGGCTGCTGCTGCGGCGGCGAGCGTGCCGGTTGCCGCTTCGCAGCCGGACGCGAACGCGCCGACCGTCGGTACGATTCCCGATTCATCGGTGAGCTCGCGTCCGCTCGATCAGCAGGCGCCGGCGCCGGTCAGCAATTCGAACGCCGTGCATCCGGGCAATCCGAAGGCGACGACGCCATGA
- a CDS encoding YraN family protein — protein sequence MRQKTQTDRTRPPLCHAAVREPAGEQVSARTSGHNFSRPTGSKLVGAAFEARAMEFLQRQRLRFIARNVLCRGGEIDLVMCDRDGTLVFVEVRARAQQHYGGAAASIGWQKKQRIVRAARHYLATRSRRSHDEPACRFDVIAFEAGRLVWLRDAFRADEV from the coding sequence ATGAGGCAGAAGACGCAGACAGACAGAACGAGGCCGCCATTGTGCCACGCAGCGGTGCGCGAACCGGCTGGCGAGCAGGTGAGCGCGCGGACCTCCGGTCACAACTTTTCGAGGCCAACCGGGTCAAAACTCGTCGGCGCGGCTTTCGAGGCGCGTGCGATGGAGTTTTTGCAGCGGCAGCGTTTGCGCTTTATCGCGCGCAATGTGCTGTGCCGGGGCGGCGAGATCGATCTGGTGATGTGCGATCGTGACGGCACGCTGGTGTTCGTCGAGGTTCGCGCGCGTGCACAGCAGCATTACGGCGGCGCCGCAGCGAGCATCGGCTGGCAAAAGAAGCAGCGGATCGTGCGTGCCGCGCGGCATTATCTGGCGACCCGCAGCAGGCGTTCGCACGATGAGCCGGCGTGCCGGTTCGACGTGATTGCGTTCGAAGCGGGCCGGCTCGTGTGGCTGCGCGATGCGTTTCGTGCCGACGAAGTCTGA